The Aspergillus nidulans FGSC A4 chromosome VII nucleotide sequence AACGGTAGACAAGAGATATAGGCCCTTGAACGAAGGAGCGACAAGAGCTGAGGGAGTCACTAGTTGGACGGTATCCAGGTATCCGGCAGAGGGAGCAAATCTGTGAGAGCCTCGATAGATACAGCCGCCCCAATACAACTTGAATGTACCGAAGAAACAAAGAGATCACAAATGGCCCGCAGAAGCTGGTGattgctttgctgtatttggGACTTTGCACCATAGAGCGTGGGAAGCCTTGAATGGAGAAACTTCAAATACCTATACCAGTCCCCACGCGAGGTTTCATCCGCGGTAACGGCTCTGGAGATAAACCGATTGGGGTCTGAAACCATCTATAGAGGTAGCAGCAATCAGAAGCTGGTGTAGATTTTAGACCGCTGCAGCAGACTTTGGGTACCTGCTATTGAGATCTGGCCTCCAGCTAGTTGTGTTGATGTTTCCATATTGGTGGGCTGAAAAGAGAACACTAGGCCTTTATTCTGCCCGTAGCTCATCTGCTGATAGTTTGAGACGCAAGCAAACTATACAGCTCGTTATACCACACACCGATTGAAGAAATTGATCAATTCTTCGCAAGCAGAATGGGCTTCCAGGTATGGGCGGCCCCGCTATCCGTCGTGCTGAGAGCAAGCCCTGAATCCAATCATCTTTCGCAAGATACATCGTAAATTATCTATAGATCCAAGATAGACCACTTGCCATGATTGGCAGCGTGAAGTGGTTGTGTTGGTCCCATAGTGAAGGAGTTGAGATGGATGCCTGAAGATAACTTTgagcctgaggcataaagaCTTGGATTCTTAGCGCTCAcattcttctcatccttctctcAACTGAATAAACTCGCAGCAATTTGACTGTCGTTACCACTAAGTTCTTACGGTGAAGGAACGCCGGTCCttgtggagaagaaggtgaaaatTTGACAACACTGCCTGACTCCAAACGATGATCTTCGTGCACTGCCATCCGCCAGACTCGTGTTCAAGGTTTCACAGCCTCGGGGCATAATGTGTTGACACGTCTGTAGAGGCTGAAAGCTTCGCTTCTCGTCACCCAGTTTTCCGTCTCCTTGTTCTGCGACCGGTGCATTTCCATGTGAATAAGAGCGCACACTGTCTGCAGAAAATAAATGATCAGAGACCGTCATACGCCCCAGAATCCTCGGGGTTTGAGCCGCGTCGACGTTTGGTCCCTGGGATCGGCTGATGTCGCCCAAACTGCCAACTGTACTCCACGCCATGCCAAAAGCAAATACGAGGCTGAATCGCACGGCGATAGTGTCCTTGGCAAGCTCAAGAATCCGAGCCTCGATAGGCCAGCTATTTCCATCAGCCTATGAAAGTCGCTGGTACCTCGTATTGGTGGCGTTGACCCTCGCTAGACGCTTCCTGAGCTATTTCAGATTTTCGCAGATCGCACCATAGATACGAAAACCGGACCCTTTAAGATTGGGACGGATGCCAGAAGGGTTTCTTTCGACATTCCAATTCCTTGCTTTGTTGACGTctgtctcttcctcgtcttcgcaCTCCAACATTCCTGCGACCTCGACTTTTGAATAGTCTCGCCTCACGATgtcagaaaaagcaaactACGGTATGTACTCACTCAGCGCCTGTCATTGTGTACTTGATAGTCGACAAGTTTTCTAATATCAGCGCCAGAGCCCAACGGACAAGGACCTCCCAGCTACGGGCCCCCGGGCCCTGCGCAGCCGGCGCCTGTCGTGCCGGGCACGCAGCCTCCTTACCATCCCACCGAGCCCAACCCCGAGATCCAGGTCCAGGCCATCGGCTACCCAGCAGGACAACAGCAGCCACAAAACGCCGCTCCGCAAATGGACCCGCCACAGCCCTACGTTCAGGGACAGCCTCAGCCAAGTCAATACCCCACGGCTTTCCCTCTGCACGCGCTGCAACGGACTCCCCAGGTCGTTGACTGCCCTGCTTGTCATCAGCGAGAGATGACTCGGACAGAAGCAGTGAATGGAAACTCAACACAGTACGTCTATTGTTTAAATCTCTCGTGCAGAACCATTTGACTAATGATGCCTTTGCAGTGCTTGGGCGGCggtgctctgctgctgcgcgtGCGTCGGGTGCATTCCCTACTTTGTCGCTTACTTCAAGAACGTTGACCATCACTGCGGGAGATGCGGTCAGCTTCTCGCAACTTTCCACGGGAGCGGGCATGTGGTGGTGCACCCGCAAGGAGGACAAGTGCAGCAGGCTCCCAAATAATTTGACTGTATTTTTTTTGTAATTTGATGGTTGTAATGTTCAAGATTCCCTAGTCGATTGGATTATGTACTTAGTGTTATTGATTAGATAATCCTAATTTGTGATGGAATGCGGTGTTTATCATTCTATAGCTTCATCGGCCAAGGGCCATTGCTATCTACCTTGTCGGTCTTGGTGCAAAGCTCTTTCAGCCCGTGGGAAACTTTTGCCATATTTGAGCAGTTTCTGCACTTCCTCCTTCAGTTTGAGTTGTTTATATTTCTAGGGAAAAAAGGTAGCAGCGGAAGTATGGAATCCAAAAATGAAATTTTGGGTATATATTGATAGAAGACGCTTAAACGCTTATACGTACATGACTGCAATTTCAAGAATAGGGAATCCGTAACCAGCCCATCGCTAACAAGCACCAATAGCAAAGCACAAAATCGTTCACCTCTACCAAGAGAGCGATACGGAGCGACATCCTATAGTCTTCGTTTCTCAGTCCCATGCCCTTCAagctcctggatctggcGTGAGACGCTCATCTCCTGCACTTGGTGTGTGTTGCTGAGCTCAACTTCCGGAGTCTGACCCGGCAGCTCAATCATTCGGGTCCCGTTCGGTGGCTGAATGTAGTCTGGCGGCGAGACGTGTTGGTCCTCCACCATAGGTGGTTTTGGTAGCTCGGCGACCGTACCCGAAACTGCCAAGGTCGCGCTTGAGCTCACATCATCAGAAGGTGGAGAAGATGGGTTCGTGCTACTGCTCGTATTCAGCGGAGCCGCAGATGGCGAGTCGGATCTAGGTAACGACGTAGCCGCAACGGcggcagccgcagcagcctTGCGTCTGCTACGACGGCCAAGATAGAAGAATACAGCACAGAGCAAAGcgacggcagcagcggcgccgACGGCGATACCGGCGATGGCACCAGCCGAaagtctgctgctgccgcctgAGGCGGTTTCTGCTACTGGTGTTTGCTCGGCATTGGCATCAGTGGGTGTAGACGTCGCCGCTGTGGTCGTTGTGGGAATAGCTGTGCTCGAGGCGAATCCAAAGGCGGTCACAGAGGAATCGGGCATTGGGTAGACCGAGAATGCGGAGATGTTTTGCGTGGCCTGCTGTTTCCAGAGACGGCCCTCGCAGGAGATTCCGTTACTGTAGTCGCATAATGGATCTGAGTAGAATTTGAGACACCAGGGCCCTTCTGGATCCCATGAGAACTGTCTACCTTCTTCGTGCCATATTTGTGTGCAGTTTTGGGCCGATTGCCCGTCTTCGACTGAGGAAGTGGTGGTCTCGTTCCGCCAAAGGAGCGTCCAGGCGACGGCGCGAGGCACAAGCAAGAGGGACGCAAGATATCTCGGCCAAAAAGTCAGGTCTCGAACCATGGTCCGTATTTTCGTTGAGGTTTGGGTTTTGGGACGCCAGTTTCGATCCTCCTGCACAGGTCGCGTTACACGGGGTCGCTGAGAATTTGTGGACGGGGCCCAGAGACATCTGACGCTGAGGCAAATCCCCCTCTTCCAACCTCGACGAATGCTCGACTTTACCTGCAAGACTGCGACCTGGACCGGACGACAGCCCAGGAGCGATTCCTTTTGCAGCAAGGCACGGTCAATTTCATTCCGTTTTGTGGGAGAAGGGACTAGACCCCAGGATCGCTGGCCACAACGCCCGTCGAATCATGGTCTCGGCCCTTGCCCAGCCCCTTCCTGCCAGTTAGACGGGGTGGGTGCCATTGCAGATTGAGGATTTGGCAGCATCGTTGATTGGCGGCCAATTTGCCAAATACGAGGCCGAGACGCAGCGGTTGCAATTTTAGGTATGGCCCGAGAATTCCAAGCGCTCTCGGTCCCCGAGACCGGATGACTTAAGCTCAGCAGATATCCATAAGTCAGTGCTGCAGGATTGTACTTGGGGAGGAAGGGAGCGAGAATAACCATGGCGGAACGGCGGTGTTCCAGAATTGCCAAAAGGGGAAAACGTGATATCAACTGGAGGAGATCTCTATCTTACTAATCAAGTATACAGCACCTCGGTCGACCTTCCATACCTCCAGTATAATATGGAGAGATCAACATATCTCCTGACGATCAGGAGAATTATCATAATAGCTATAAAATCTCTATACAGACTGTAGATATGAGATTAAGTCCTTCAATTTTAATGATTTCGTTGCAGACATTGATCACATGACAGAAATCGGCACTAGAATCTGTCAACCGGAAGGCTGCTCCTAAAGACTAATCggtatccagcacctcgctcgttTGTATAATCGTTTGATGTTTTACACTGTTTGGATGACAAGGATGTCTGTTTGATGATTTACATCGTTTGCATAGCAGGGATATCTCCTGGCTATCGAGAAACTTCTTTTTGAAGCCCTcgaaaaggtataaattgcctatacagatcgtacttaggagatcaagaccttcaatacAATCGTCCGTTGCAGAcattgattacataaccacctCAATTGTTCACAGAATCCACCTCGATAGCCCACACGTGACTCTTGCCAAGACCCGTGACTTGGTGATGCCGATCAGCCTTCGGCTGCTCTTCAATGTCCCATGGGTCCTGATGGtcctgctgcagcctggataACCACCGATACTTCCCGTCAAACGGTTAGTCCTTGCATCTCGATCCTGGAAGTCGTACCCGATACTCGAACCACTATCTCCAACCGGACTGGCATGTCTGTTGCTATCCATGACGTCAAACACTTCGCAACGCGTCGTCGCCGGAATCGTTAAGTGGTGACGCCAGGAACTGTGCTGCCTTCGACATCAAACATCACTCGTATCATGGCTACGATTTTGATATCAGTTTGGAATGTGCGTTGGAGATGGAAAGCGCTGAGAATGAGCGGACGAGCGAGGTCCCTGAATAGTCGAGCAAGCTTGCCGACTCGCGAAGCTCGTCCAGAGGGGCGCGCGATATAAACTTCGTGGCAGGCTCAGGGTTGCATACGATATACTCTGCACCACGTCATTAGCATCCGCGATACCCGGCTCTTCGATGCCGTCTTCTGTCTTCGCTGGTCCCTCTTCTCTGTGCTGCGCTCTGCAgcctaagcttcgaggacCATTTCCATCACTACATTCGTCCCGCGGCCGTCATCAAGCAATTGAGATACTGGAAAGGTCGTGATTCTGAGACAGACATAGACAATCCGCGCCTAGTGCTGCCAGGCAGTATGAATCCTAACATTGCTGTATCGAGCACGCACTGACGAGACTAGAAATGCCCGCCCTCGATTCGCTCGCTATCGCAACCCAGAGGCAAGTCCTCCAACGACGAGACTGGGCCAGTGAAAATCCCGGCCCCATTCTGGTGTTTTGCATCGTTTTTGTCGTCGGTCTGGGTATCGTTTTGCTCTTCCTGTACCGGACATGGATGGGTCGCAGGGCACGCCAGGAAAACTACGCTTGATTTTTCACGGGAGTTCAACCGGGTTGTTGCCAACTCCCTAAAGTGTACGAGTACAAATAATGTCTATGACTGCCTAATCGATGACGAACTACACAATGGCGCTTGGACATCCTGGGAAATTGTAGATACTATGACATTGTAGACGCGCGAAGCTATCAAACCCCTATGCACGGTTTCATTGGTCTAAGGTGCTGAACATACGATATAAGTACGGGAGGACTAGGTGAGCAAGAGTTTTTGCTGATACTAAGGTAGTGAGCATTATTCTAGGTTTGATCCTACTTCGATATGGGAATACCATATCAGAACTTCGTTCATACGATGGATTCAATCTCACAATTAACTGCTGATCATCGAGGTCTTCTTAATGCATTCCTGCAAGTTACTGTTATTCAACTAACGAATTACACATCAACTTCAACCCAAAACACAGAGAACGAGGCTCAACTAAATTttaccaacaccagcattgGCGACGACAGTCGAAGGCACATCTGCAACCGCATAAGCATCAACCTAGCTGTCCTTGTACTGCGCAGATTGAGCCAACACCCCCTGGCCCGTCAACGAGGGCCAGGTACCGGAGCCGGCCAGTCGGTTCCACTCGCAGGTAGTTGTCCGGGTGCTGCAGCACTGCGTGGATGTTGTGCCCTCAGTACCAACAAAGCTCCATTCACGGTCGATGAGAGTGACACGGGGAGTGTCGTCGGTGATTCATTCAACCAGTCTACAACGTTAGTGTGATTACTGGCGCACGGGACATACTCGTCTAGGCTGGAGGGAGTCTGAGGCGTCGCATTACCTCCTCCCGTGGTCCCAGCTGCGAAGCCAGAGGGCGTACCCACGATTTGCACGCTGGCTGAGCAGAGGAGAAATGCAAAGAGTGTGGACAGAACGGCATTCTTCATTGTCCGGGTTCTGTCGATCAGTGTTCGTGCTGGCTGATCGGCATTACCTGCGACGAACAGGTGCTCTTTTATACTTGCACCCTTCACTAAATGCCTCTTCCCATTGGTATTTGTCAGCCAGGAGTTTATGTCTAATTTTACTACAGCGACTTCAGATATATCATCACCGTTAAGTAGGCGGAACGTTCGTCTTGACGAAGAACGGAATTGTCGACAAACCAAGCATTTATCTCTGACTTCGCCGAGCACAAACAGGAAGGGTCTCTAAGAATAACGTCGTCAGGGAAAGGGTCAAGCACTAAGACACCCCTGTATGAGGAATGCCCCCGAGGTGGCCGAGAAAGGCAGTCCTCCTGTGGGAACTCCAATCATTCCGAAACCCAAGCACATCCTATAGAAAGATGATAGGAACACTTCACAGGGGCCCAGGGATAAATATCCACCTTGATCTTAGAAGGCAAGCAACAACAACTGCGATGGTATTGTCAGTCACGGTACACTCCATCCATCACTCAGGCAAGTTCCGTGAGGGCCTGTTCAGGGAACGTTAACGTCGAACATGACTTGTTACAGCATCTGTGTGAGGTATCATTGACCTACGACGACCAATACCGACCCTGTTGATGATTATTCGGATGTCACTTGACCCGCTTCTTCTACTCCTTTGCACAACGGTGTCTCCGAAAATGCCTGAAATGTCTCACCAGGgatcttctcttttctgGCATAATCAAGATTATAAGAGCTTGTCAAAGAATGGTTCAGAGCGCATACCAAAGCCGACGAAACCGAGTTCTGCCACTGACTCCGGACCCGAGCGTTGGCCTCCATCCGCACGACCCCCTAGCCACACCGTCTTTACGCGGCGTATCCAGCCCTACAGTATCCATGGGTATAGTGGAATCGACAGGGCTGTGTCAACTGTGGCGACACCTCCGTTAGTATCACTTTAATATAACAAAATAGAATGCGAGGACCCGGCGCCTCC carries:
- a CDS encoding uncharacterized protein (transcript_id=CADANIAT00009032) gives rise to the protein MSEKANYEPNGQGPPSYGPPGPAQPAPVVPGTQPPYHPTEPNPEIQVQAIGYPAGQQQPQNAAPQMDPPQPYVQGQPQPSQYPTAFPLHALQRTPQVVDCPACHQREMTRTEAVNGNSTHAWAAVLCCCACVGCIPYFVAYFKNVDHHCGRCGQLLATFHGSGHVVVHPQGGQVQQAPK
- a CDS encoding uncharacterized protein (transcript_id=CADANIAT00009034) → MKNAVLSTLFAFLLCSASVQIVGTPSGFAAGTTGGGNATPQTPSSLDDTRTTTCEWNRLAGSGTWPSLTGQGVLAQSAQYKDS
- a CDS encoding uncharacterized protein (transcript_id=CADANIAT00009033), with protein sequence MVRDLTFWPRYLASLLLVPRAVAWTLLWRNETTTSSVEDGQSAQNCTQIWHEEGRQFSWDPEGPWCLKFYSDPLCDYSNGISCEGRLWKQQATQNISAFSVYPMPDSSVTAFGFASSTAIPTTTTAATSTPTDANAEQTPVAETASGGSSRLSAGAIAGIAVGAAAAVALLCAVFFYLGRRSRRKAAAAAAVAATSLPRSDSPSAAPLNTSSSTNPSSPPSDDVSSSATLAVSGTVAELPKPPMVEDQHVSPPDYIQPPNGTRMIELPGQTPEVELSNTHQVQEMSVSRQIQELEGHGTEKRRL
- a CDS encoding uncharacterized protein (transcript_id=CADANIAT00009035), whose product is MPEMSHQGSSLFWHNQDYKSLSKNGSERIPKPTKPSSATDSGPERWPPSARPPSHTVFTRRIQPYSIHGYSGIDRAVSTVATPPMRGPGASIIGRGPVTRLAEQGTSISVCMESEYVTLSRSSNKAWSQQRSPNPRALSQMIYAVRGLLQSWDIKS